The sequence TCCACGGTCAGGTCCTGGTACAGCGAAAACTTCCCGGGCATATATCCCGCCCGTTTGCGGATCGCTTTATAATCGCGGACCACATCAAAACCATCTACGGTAGCACTTCCTCCATCTGGTAGTAACAAGGTGGTTAAAACCCGGAAGATACTCGTCTTGCCCGCGCCATCAGGGCCGATCAGGCCAAATAGCTCCCCTTTCTTTACAGCAAAGGATACATCATCCACGGCTGTTTTATCCTGGTACACCTTACGCAGTTTGTTGACGATTATAGCATCCATAAGTTATAATTTAATCTCTCCGTACATCCCTATTTTCAGAAATCCGTCATTATGTACGCGCACTTTGAGGGCATATACGAGGTTGGCTCTTTCATCTTTTGTCTGAATCGTCTTAGGGGTGAACTCTGCTTTATTACTGATCCATTCGATGGTGCCTGTTTGATCCTTCATGTTATCAACCAATACTTTCACCTGTTGACCAGGTTTTACAAGAGACAGCTGATCCCCCGTCAGGTAGGCTCTTAAAATGATGGTATTCAAAGCAGCGATCTTGTACACGGCCTTGCCGGGACTCGTTACTTCGCCTGCTTCTGCATACTTGGTAAGGACAGTGCCATCAATAGGATTTGTTAGTCTGCATTTATCCAGTTGATCATCGATTTGTTGGATCTGTGCCTGTAAAGGGGCTGCCTGATCTTTTAGGTTGGTAGTCGTAATACCGAGAGAAGACTGTGTCGCGGCGATTTGTTTTTTCACAATAGCTACCTGTGAAACTGCATCATCCAGTTGTTTGCGGGTCGCAGCATCTGCTTTGAGTAAATTCTCCGTACGATCTCTTTCTCTTTCTGCCTGTCTCAGTTGTTCCTGCAAAGCGGCAGTTTGTGCAGAGATATCCGGACGGCCGCTCAGTACTGCACTGATCTGTGCCTGTAATTGTTTCTTTTTCAGTATGAGTTGAATGCTGTCGATATAACCCACTACCTGACCGGCTTTCAGCACTTGTCCTTCTTCAACATCCAGTGATTTGATATTGCCGGAAGCCTCTGCAGATACAATCGTTTCCACTGCTTCGAAAGTTCCGGATGCGTCGTATGCTGCTTCTTTTTTATTACAAGCTGAGAGGGTAGCAGCGACGAGTATGAGTATGATTAGATGCTTTTTCATAGATTACCTGTAGTAGTTTGTTGATTATATTGTGAGAGCAGCCATTGCATTTCGTGGAGGGACTTATTTTGTCTGGCCAGATTTTCATCATTTACTTCTTTCAGAAAGTCATTGCCGGTGATCACGCCATTCTCCAATTGGGCGATAGCCGCAGTTTTGACCTGTGAACGCAATTTGATAATTGCATCGTCAGACGTCATTAATTGCTGGTATTTGTTCACTGCCGCAGATTCCTGTTGTACAGTCATAGCTGTGTTAAACAAGAAGGTTTCTTTTTGTACCGCTATTTCCTGCTGGTTTACGACGATCTGCGCTCTCTTTTTCTTCAGGGTGTAAAAGGCTGAAGGAGACCAGCTGAAGCGAATACCTCCGAGATAGTAAGCCCGAAAACTATTGTCCAGCATATTCAATCCTGGTCGGCCATATCCCCCCTGAATATAGAAACCAACCTTGGGCCGGGTACCTACCGTCAATAGCTGATCCTGTAGCAGTAAAGATCTCTGTTGCGCATCAAAGGATAATAATTCCGGACGATGAATGCTATCGTTGAGCGATAAAGAAGCTGGTTTCTCCAACGAGGTGACCGGAGCACCAATAAATAAAGAGAGCATGTTAGCATAAGCCTCGCGGCTACTGGCAATTTCAATATTATGTTGCTGGGTAGCCAGTATTTCTGCATTGATCAGATCTGCATTACTCCGAAAAGCCGTCCCATTATCCAGCGCGGCCTGTGTTTTCTTCAACCCCAGTTGCAGGTCTGCCAGCATCAGGTCATTTTGTTTCAACTGTTCATCCGCCAGCAGAATCCCAAAATACAGCTGGTTAATTCTGTCTTTGAGCGCATACAGATCTGCCTGCAACTGCTGCCTTGACACGACCTCATTGCTCTTTTGCAGCTCCTGCTGTTTCGCAATTTCACCTCCATCATAAATCACCTGGTCCAGTTGCGCCGTGGCCTTATATTGGTCCTTGTTCAAGGCTGGTATGTTCACCCCCGGTATGCTGATCGGTATCTGCGTCACGGCAGATTGGTAAGTGGCCTGTGCATTCAGGGAAAACTGCGGTAGGTATCCCTTTTTCAGGTTGTCAATCGTGTACGCCGCCGATTTGCTGATCAGGTCATATCTTTTCGTCAGCGGATAATGCTGTTCCGCCAGCCGGTGGCATTCCGGCAAGGTGAGTTGCCCCCTGGCAGACAACGAAAATAATAGTAGCAGGACGTAGTATTTCATATTTAAACATATTGTTTAATCAAATGATTAATGCGTAGGCAAAAAAAATGCAGCTTATTCAAGCATACATTTCAGCCAGATGGGAATCAGCTTCTTACGTTCTTCCATTAGCTGATTATACTGTTCATCGGTTAATGCTGCGGTTCCCTGCAGTATGGGCCGGGCGGCAAATGGAAAGATCAGCATCCCCAAAAACGACATCAGGAAATGTATCGGATTGATATCTTTCTTTTTCTCCTGTAACTGCTGCATAAAGTGGGACCCGATCACATAGGCATCTACATTCAGCGTTTCCCGCAGCCAGACAGGGTTTTGCCTCAATTCACTCAGCACAAATAAAGGCAGGTCCGGATTCAGAAAAAGCATATCTATATAACTTGTGGCGATATAAGCAATCTTCTCATCCAGCGATTTACTTTTATCATTCAGCGTCGGCGCCAGTATGCCAAACAGCTTTTTCAGGTTTTCGGCCATCACAATTGAAAACAACTTCTCCTTACTACGGAAGTAATAATTCAACAGGGCCAGGTTCATTCCAGCCTCTTCTGCAATGTCACGGGTCTTGGTAGCGGCATACCCTTTTCTGGTGAAAATCGTCCTGGCGGCGGCTTTAATCTTTTCTTCCGTTGAAATGCTCTTCTCTTCCATGATTGTACAAAGGTAAAGTTAAAATATTGATTTAAACAAATGATTAAAGTTTTATAGGGGGAGGAATTTTACAAAATAGAGCAGATTATTTGATTTTCTTAAGCTTCTATTTGAATATCGTTAATGCCTCCCAAAAACACGCCATAACTTTGTGGCAAGAAAACTTGTTAGAATAGTCATGGAAATAATCAGAACCGGCACTCAGCCATCAGGAAAAGGCCCCGCCGAGTACTTCACTGGGTCTGTTAGAATTGATCCTTTAAATAATCCTCCCGATCCGGCCCGCGTAGCCATGGCCCTGGTCACTTTTGAACCCGGCGCCCGTACTGCCTGGCATACTCACCCCTTAGGGCAGACCCTGATCGTCACCGCTGGCAGTGGTTGGGTACAAAAGGAAGGCGGTCCCAGGGAGGAAATTCACCCTGGCGATGTCGTGTGGTTTACCCCCGGTGAAAAACACTGGCACGGCGCTACTGCCACCACTGGCATGAGCCACATCGCCATACAGGAAAAACTAAATGGTTCCCCCGTAGATTGGATGGAACAGGTAACGGAAGAACAGTATAACAAAACGCATGAGTAATTGCAGTTGGCCAACCGTCATAATACCTGCCGATCGCCTTCGGCAGGGTTTTTCCATTTCATATCTCCTCCTTGTTCATTTCAAGTCCCATTATGCGCATTTTAACCCCTTAATTTCCCTGTAATTTTAATTTGTATGTACATTTGCAGATGTCACACTCATACCAGTTAAAATGGTGTTTCATCATGATTTTCATCCTCGGCGGCGGAACAGTCCTGATGAGATTAAAGGATTTTAACTTCCACAATATCCGGACGTTCCTGGAGTACTTTTCCATGATTACCATTACTACATTCGCCTGCTGGATGGT is a genomic window of Chitinophaga sp. LS1 containing:
- a CDS encoding HlyD family secretion protein — translated: MKKHLIILILVAATLSACNKKEAAYDASGTFEAVETIVSAEASGNIKSLDVEEGQVLKAGQVVGYIDSIQLILKKKQLQAQISAVLSGRPDISAQTAALQEQLRQAERERDRTENLLKADAATRKQLDDAVSQVAIVKKQIAATQSSLGITTTNLKDQAAPLQAQIQQIDDQLDKCRLTNPIDGTVLTKYAEAGEVTSPGKAVYKIAALNTIILRAYLTGDQLSLVKPGQQVKVLVDNMKDQTGTIEWISNKAEFTPKTIQTKDERANLVYALKVRVHNDGFLKIGMYGEIKL
- a CDS encoding TolC family protein — protein: MKYYVLLLLFSLSARGQLTLPECHRLAEQHYPLTKRYDLISKSAAYTIDNLKKGYLPQFSLNAQATYQSAVTQIPISIPGVNIPALNKDQYKATAQLDQVIYDGGEIAKQQELQKSNEVVSRQQLQADLYALKDRINQLYFGILLADEQLKQNDLMLADLQLGLKKTQAALDNGTAFRSNADLINAEILATQQHNIEIASSREAYANMLSLFIGAPVTSLEKPASLSLNDSIHRPELLSFDAQQRSLLLQDQLLTVGTRPKVGFYIQGGYGRPGLNMLDNSFRAYYLGGIRFSWSPSAFYTLKKKRAQIVVNQQEIAVQKETFLFNTAMTVQQESAAVNKYQQLMTSDDAIIKLRSQVKTAAIAQLENGVITGNDFLKEVNDENLARQNKSLHEMQWLLSQYNQQTTTGNL
- a CDS encoding cupin domain-containing protein, which gives rise to MEIIRTGTQPSGKGPAEYFTGSVRIDPLNNPPDPARVAMALVTFEPGARTAWHTHPLGQTLIVTAGSGWVQKEGGPREEIHPGDVVWFTPGEKHWHGATATTGMSHIAIQEKLNGSPVDWMEQVTEEQYNKTHE
- a CDS encoding TetR/AcrR family transcriptional regulator, with the protein product MEEKSISTEEKIKAAARTIFTRKGYAATKTRDIAEEAGMNLALLNYYFRSKEKLFSIVMAENLKKLFGILAPTLNDKSKSLDEKIAYIATSYIDMLFLNPDLPLFVLSELRQNPVWLRETLNVDAYVIGSHFMQQLQEKKKDINPIHFLMSFLGMLIFPFAARPILQGTAALTDEQYNQLMEERKKLIPIWLKCMLE